A genomic segment from Neodiprion lecontei isolate iyNeoLeco1 chromosome 1, iyNeoLeco1.1, whole genome shotgun sequence encodes:
- the LOC107223590 gene encoding rho GTPase-activating protein 20 isoform X3: MSTIWVQRLAEYERYLGQEARNVVENGNGVGSAAVLQRGQLEGDLHRIQELFPGDNLRLHERDVLTTKMKNLIRKRTNGSTGRLTRVLSQKCLNSANGAPAPKSPPRTFLLETPVQFTTGMQSQERHLFLFSDLLLIAKARSGGNFKLKQSVRMSELWLTAGHIEDVAESNKSQDTSFVLGWPTTNVVATFMTAAARDLWWGRLTELVREESMKEPPDTNIQVVYHDSDTNTEYCKTIMVGPEMTAGACVNLATRLLDLQGPFQLWARTSSDESPYPLIGHERPFAIKLSNLRHTISAEEGFDLEHCNKSGHDNCHFILRPVLKSPIKKNKSKISGLLRRSLSLNPSIFGVNLSRLDENGLPKPVLVMLQQLFAKGPFTQGIFRKSANVRIVRELRDQIESTGDPSCLEDAPVIAVAALLKDFLRSLPDPLLTSHLFPLWMASLDTANSVQTIKSILDRLPKANYTLLSHLICVLHHVARRSKHNLMCASNLGVCCGPSLLWSPSPSVNQSRAIPALTEMLIRHCETLFGEGVTQLLGEERSDSGAEESTDSLHSGGLSLDSLDLTEPPRKDHMSLSRDSGLTLSDCQLFIPESPVGSEDSTVNASTSSFDKTMIKEDKSSKSYVRVYSGWEERMNGYASGNQSNVSQNFREDKGNAHPNPNFQRQDWLRAQLKRTPRTKLEEQEQRKERFEDKDIYRRDFMRQDSMKENVENCKDMFRSQMDLAQEMRVEYDRLSQQEACTERVSIHDSEQDLNSRDSPLSADRYDFKKDHFADFKKVKSEAYINRESPVSQNGSYHSGSDLYEFKKVKSEIYVNKESRSEHYEYNKSENNIYGNRETINDIYTAREQGDLYSFKQAEAIDIYGDEDDGERTWPDTPPPLPPRLRHLPPVHMSLDDRHKIASRSRSLPPPPPYRPPPQPRAPITTRHLGYPRSIVDDESYV, from the exons ACAACGGGGTCAACTGGAGGGTGATCTTCACCGAATCCAGGAACTCTTCCCCGGGGACAATCTGCGCCTCCACGAGCGAGATGTTCTCACTACG aaaatgaaaaacttgatACGCAAGCGGACTAATGGTAGCACTGGACGGCTGACGAGGGTACTTTCACAAAAATGTCTGAACTCGGCTAATGGCGCTCCAGCTCCAAAGTCACCACCGAGAACCTTTCTGCTGGAAACACCTGTACAGTTTACCACC GGAATGCAGTCCCAGGAGAGACACTTGTTCCTCTTCTCGGATCTCCTTCTGATAGCGAAAGCACGAAGTGGCGGTAACTTCAAATTGAAGCAGTCTGTCCGCATGAGCGAACTCTGGTTAACGGCCGGTCATATCGAGGATGTTGCCGAGTCGAACAAGTCTCAGGATACGAGCTTCGTCCTGGGATGGCCAACGACGAACGTCGTAGCGACTTTCAT GACCGCTGCAGCTAGAGATTTGTGGTGGGGACGGCTTACGGAACTCGTGAGAGAGGAGAGCATGAAGGAGCCTCCAGACACGAACATTCAAGTCGTTTACCACGACAGCGATACCAACACGGAATAT TGCAAGACGATCATGGTTGGGCCAGAGATGACCGCAGGCGCGTGTGTCAATCTAGCAACGCGTCTGCTGGACCTCCAGGGACCGTTCCAGCTTTGGGCTAGAACGTCATCGGACGAGTCCCCGTACCCGCTGATCGGACACGAAAGACCGTTCGCCATCAAGTTGTCAAACCTGCGGCACACGATATCGGCAGAGGAGGGCTTCGACCTGGAACACTGCAACAAAAGCGGCCACGACAACTGCCACTTCATACTGAGGCCCGTTCTCAAGTCCCCGATAAAGAAGAACAAGTCGAAGATCTCCGGCCTCTTGAGGAGATCTCTCTCCCTGAACCCCAGCATCTTCGGCGTGAATCTTTCGAGGCTCGACGAGAACGGACTGCCGAAACCCGTGCTCGTAATGCTCCAGCAACTGTTTGCAAAGGGCCCCTTCACCCAGGGAATCTTCCGGAAATCAGCCAACGTCAGGATAGTCAGAGAACTCAGGGACCAAATCGAGTCGACGGGGGATCCGAGCTGCCTCGAAGATGCCCCTGTGATCGCGGTCGCGGCACTGCTCAAGGACTTCCTGAGGTCACTGCCCGACCCCCTACTGACGTCACACCTGTTCCCACTCTGGATGGCGAGTCTGGACACTGCTAACTCCGTACAAACAATAAAAAG CATTTTGGACCGTCTACCCAAGGCCAACTATACCCTCCTCTCCCACTTGATATGCGTTTTGCATCACGTTGCCAGACGGTCGAAGCACAACCTGATGTGCGCTAGTAACCTCGGCGTCTGCTGCGGACCCAGCCTCCTTTGGTCTCCCAGCCCATCCGTTAATCAAAGCAGGGCGATACCGGCGCTGACCGAAATGCTCATACGCCACTGCGAGACCCTCTTCGGCGAAGGAGTCACCCAACTCCTTGGCGAAGAGAGGAGCGACAGCGGTGCCGAGGAAAGCACCGATAGTCTACACT CAGGTGGTCTTTCGTTGGACAGTTTAGACCTGACGGAACCGCCGCGAAAGGATCACATGTCGTTATCCCGGGACTCGGGTCTCACCTTGTCGGACTGTCAATTGTTCATCCCAGAGTCGCCGGTCGGTTCGGAAGATTCGACTGTGAACGCGTCGACATCGAGCTTCGACAAGACCATGATAAAGGAGGACAAGTCGAGTAAATCTTACGTGCGAGTTTACAGTGGCTGGGAGGAGCGTATGAATGGTTACGCGTCTGGGAACCAGAGTAACGTGAGTCAAAACTTCCGCGAGGACAAGGGCAACGCGCATCCGAACCCGAATTTCCAACGTCAGGACTGGCTCAGAGCGCAACTGAAACGAACGCCGAGAACGAAGCTCGAGGAGCAGGAACAGCGGAAGGAGAGATTCGAGGACAAGGATATATACCGGAGAGATTTCATGCGGCAAGATTCGATGAAGGAAAACGTCGAGAACTGCAAGGACATGTTCAGGTCACAGATGGATCTTGCGCAGGAGATGCGGGTCGAGTATGACAGGCTGTCGCAGCAGGAAGCCTGCACCGAGCGAGTATCGATACACGACTCTGAGCAGGATCTGAACAGCCGTGACTCACCCCTGTCCGCCGACCGGTACGACTTCAAGAAGGACCATTTTGCCGATTTCAAAAAGGTCAAGTCCGAGGCGTACATAAACAGAGAGTCGCCGGTGTCTCAGAACGGCAGTTATCACTCCGGGAGCGACTTGTACGAGTTCAAGAAAGTTAAAAGCGAGATATACGTGAATAAAGAGTCTCGGAGCGAGCACTATGAGTACAATAAATCCGAGAACAATATATACGGCAACAGGGAGACGATAAACGACATTTACACCGCCAGAGAGCAGGGTGATCTTTACTCCTTCAAGCAGGCCGAAGCCATCGACATTTACGGGGATGAGGACGACGGCGAGCGCACTTGGCCCGATACTCCGCCGCCGCTACCTCCGAGACTCAGGCATCTGCCACCGGTGCATATGAGCCTCGATGACAGGCACAAAATCGCCAGCAGGTCCAGGTCTCTGCCTCCCCCGCCCCCCTACCGACCCCCGCCGCAGCCCCGTGCCCCAATCACGACGAGACATCTTGGATACCCGAGATCCATTGTGGATGACGAGAGCTACGTTTAG
- the LOC107223590 gene encoding rho GTPase-activating protein 20 isoform X4 codes for MCNKTAQDRAAKESMWSYVWQKLFNNSYQVQRLAEYERYLGQEARNVVENGNGVGSAAVLQRGQLEGDLHRIQELFPGDNLRLHERDVLTTKMKNLIRKRTNGSTGRLTRVLSQKCLNSANGAPAPKSPPRTFLLETPVQFTTGMQSQERHLFLFSDLLLIAKARSGGNFKLKQSVRMSELWLTAGHIEDVAESNKSQDTSFVLGWPTTNVVATFMTAAARDLWWGRLTELVREESMKEPPDTNIQVVYHDSDTNTEYCKTIMVGPEMTAGACVNLATRLLDLQGPFQLWARTSSDESPYPLIGHERPFAIKLSNLRHTISAEEGFDLEHCNKSGHDNCHFILRPVLKSPIKKNKSKISGLLRRSLSLNPSIFGVNLSRLDENGLPKPVLVMLQQLFAKGPFTQGIFRKSANVRIVRELRDQIESTGDPSCLEDAPVIAVAALLKDFLRSLPDPLLTSHLFPLWMASLDTANSVQTIKSILDRLPKANYTLLSHLICVLHHVARRSKHNLMCASNLGVCCGPSLLWSPSPSVNQSRAIPALTEMLIRHCETLFGEGVTQLLGEERSDSGAEESTDSLHSGGLSLDSLDLTEPPRKDHMSLSRDSGLTLSDCQLFIPESPVGSEDSTVNASTSSFDKTMIKEDKSSKSYVRVYSGWEERMNGYASGNQSNVSQNFREDKGNAHPNPNFQRQDWLRAQLKRTPRTKLEEQEQRKERFEDKDIYRRDFMRQDSMKENVENCKDMFRSQMDLAQEMRVEYDRLSQQEACTERVSIHDSEQDLNSRDSPLSADRYDFKKDHFADFKKVKSEAYINRESPVSQNGSYHSGSDLYEFKKVKSEIYVNKESRSEHYEYNKSENNIYGNRETINDIYTAREQGDLYSFKQAEAIDIYGDEDDGERTWPDTPPPLPPRLRHLPPVHMSLDDRHKIASRSRSLPPPPPYRPPPQPRAPITTRHLGYPRSIVDDESYV; via the exons ACAACGGGGTCAACTGGAGGGTGATCTTCACCGAATCCAGGAACTCTTCCCCGGGGACAATCTGCGCCTCCACGAGCGAGATGTTCTCACTACG aaaatgaaaaacttgatACGCAAGCGGACTAATGGTAGCACTGGACGGCTGACGAGGGTACTTTCACAAAAATGTCTGAACTCGGCTAATGGCGCTCCAGCTCCAAAGTCACCACCGAGAACCTTTCTGCTGGAAACACCTGTACAGTTTACCACC GGAATGCAGTCCCAGGAGAGACACTTGTTCCTCTTCTCGGATCTCCTTCTGATAGCGAAAGCACGAAGTGGCGGTAACTTCAAATTGAAGCAGTCTGTCCGCATGAGCGAACTCTGGTTAACGGCCGGTCATATCGAGGATGTTGCCGAGTCGAACAAGTCTCAGGATACGAGCTTCGTCCTGGGATGGCCAACGACGAACGTCGTAGCGACTTTCAT GACCGCTGCAGCTAGAGATTTGTGGTGGGGACGGCTTACGGAACTCGTGAGAGAGGAGAGCATGAAGGAGCCTCCAGACACGAACATTCAAGTCGTTTACCACGACAGCGATACCAACACGGAATAT TGCAAGACGATCATGGTTGGGCCAGAGATGACCGCAGGCGCGTGTGTCAATCTAGCAACGCGTCTGCTGGACCTCCAGGGACCGTTCCAGCTTTGGGCTAGAACGTCATCGGACGAGTCCCCGTACCCGCTGATCGGACACGAAAGACCGTTCGCCATCAAGTTGTCAAACCTGCGGCACACGATATCGGCAGAGGAGGGCTTCGACCTGGAACACTGCAACAAAAGCGGCCACGACAACTGCCACTTCATACTGAGGCCCGTTCTCAAGTCCCCGATAAAGAAGAACAAGTCGAAGATCTCCGGCCTCTTGAGGAGATCTCTCTCCCTGAACCCCAGCATCTTCGGCGTGAATCTTTCGAGGCTCGACGAGAACGGACTGCCGAAACCCGTGCTCGTAATGCTCCAGCAACTGTTTGCAAAGGGCCCCTTCACCCAGGGAATCTTCCGGAAATCAGCCAACGTCAGGATAGTCAGAGAACTCAGGGACCAAATCGAGTCGACGGGGGATCCGAGCTGCCTCGAAGATGCCCCTGTGATCGCGGTCGCGGCACTGCTCAAGGACTTCCTGAGGTCACTGCCCGACCCCCTACTGACGTCACACCTGTTCCCACTCTGGATGGCGAGTCTGGACACTGCTAACTCCGTACAAACAATAAAAAG CATTTTGGACCGTCTACCCAAGGCCAACTATACCCTCCTCTCCCACTTGATATGCGTTTTGCATCACGTTGCCAGACGGTCGAAGCACAACCTGATGTGCGCTAGTAACCTCGGCGTCTGCTGCGGACCCAGCCTCCTTTGGTCTCCCAGCCCATCCGTTAATCAAAGCAGGGCGATACCGGCGCTGACCGAAATGCTCATACGCCACTGCGAGACCCTCTTCGGCGAAGGAGTCACCCAACTCCTTGGCGAAGAGAGGAGCGACAGCGGTGCCGAGGAAAGCACCGATAGTCTACACT CAGGTGGTCTTTCGTTGGACAGTTTAGACCTGACGGAACCGCCGCGAAAGGATCACATGTCGTTATCCCGGGACTCGGGTCTCACCTTGTCGGACTGTCAATTGTTCATCCCAGAGTCGCCGGTCGGTTCGGAAGATTCGACTGTGAACGCGTCGACATCGAGCTTCGACAAGACCATGATAAAGGAGGACAAGTCGAGTAAATCTTACGTGCGAGTTTACAGTGGCTGGGAGGAGCGTATGAATGGTTACGCGTCTGGGAACCAGAGTAACGTGAGTCAAAACTTCCGCGAGGACAAGGGCAACGCGCATCCGAACCCGAATTTCCAACGTCAGGACTGGCTCAGAGCGCAACTGAAACGAACGCCGAGAACGAAGCTCGAGGAGCAGGAACAGCGGAAGGAGAGATTCGAGGACAAGGATATATACCGGAGAGATTTCATGCGGCAAGATTCGATGAAGGAAAACGTCGAGAACTGCAAGGACATGTTCAGGTCACAGATGGATCTTGCGCAGGAGATGCGGGTCGAGTATGACAGGCTGTCGCAGCAGGAAGCCTGCACCGAGCGAGTATCGATACACGACTCTGAGCAGGATCTGAACAGCCGTGACTCACCCCTGTCCGCCGACCGGTACGACTTCAAGAAGGACCATTTTGCCGATTTCAAAAAGGTCAAGTCCGAGGCGTACATAAACAGAGAGTCGCCGGTGTCTCAGAACGGCAGTTATCACTCCGGGAGCGACTTGTACGAGTTCAAGAAAGTTAAAAGCGAGATATACGTGAATAAAGAGTCTCGGAGCGAGCACTATGAGTACAATAAATCCGAGAACAATATATACGGCAACAGGGAGACGATAAACGACATTTACACCGCCAGAGAGCAGGGTGATCTTTACTCCTTCAAGCAGGCCGAAGCCATCGACATTTACGGGGATGAGGACGACGGCGAGCGCACTTGGCCCGATACTCCGCCGCCGCTACCTCCGAGACTCAGGCATCTGCCACCGGTGCATATGAGCCTCGATGACAGGCACAAAATCGCCAGCAGGTCCAGGTCTCTGCCTCCCCCGCCCCCCTACCGACCCCCGCCGCAGCCCCGTGCCCCAATCACGACGAGACATCTTGGATACCCGAGATCCATTGTGGATGACGAGAGCTACGTTTAG
- the LOC107223590 gene encoding rho GTPase-activating protein 20 isoform X2: protein MPTRCKRMFVKRVNVFDNDDGYVSDYSQNFASMTLQVQRLAEYERYLGQEARNVVENGNGVGSAAVLQRGQLEGDLHRIQELFPGDNLRLHERDVLTTKMKNLIRKRTNGSTGRLTRVLSQKCLNSANGAPAPKSPPRTFLLETPVQFTTGMQSQERHLFLFSDLLLIAKARSGGNFKLKQSVRMSELWLTAGHIEDVAESNKSQDTSFVLGWPTTNVVATFMTAAARDLWWGRLTELVREESMKEPPDTNIQVVYHDSDTNTEYCKTIMVGPEMTAGACVNLATRLLDLQGPFQLWARTSSDESPYPLIGHERPFAIKLSNLRHTISAEEGFDLEHCNKSGHDNCHFILRPVLKSPIKKNKSKISGLLRRSLSLNPSIFGVNLSRLDENGLPKPVLVMLQQLFAKGPFTQGIFRKSANVRIVRELRDQIESTGDPSCLEDAPVIAVAALLKDFLRSLPDPLLTSHLFPLWMASLDTANSVQTIKSILDRLPKANYTLLSHLICVLHHVARRSKHNLMCASNLGVCCGPSLLWSPSPSVNQSRAIPALTEMLIRHCETLFGEGVTQLLGEERSDSGAEESTDSLHSGGLSLDSLDLTEPPRKDHMSLSRDSGLTLSDCQLFIPESPVGSEDSTVNASTSSFDKTMIKEDKSSKSYVRVYSGWEERMNGYASGNQSNVSQNFREDKGNAHPNPNFQRQDWLRAQLKRTPRTKLEEQEQRKERFEDKDIYRRDFMRQDSMKENVENCKDMFRSQMDLAQEMRVEYDRLSQQEACTERVSIHDSEQDLNSRDSPLSADRYDFKKDHFADFKKVKSEAYINRESPVSQNGSYHSGSDLYEFKKVKSEIYVNKESRSEHYEYNKSENNIYGNRETINDIYTAREQGDLYSFKQAEAIDIYGDEDDGERTWPDTPPPLPPRLRHLPPVHMSLDDRHKIASRSRSLPPPPPYRPPPQPRAPITTRHLGYPRSIVDDESYV from the exons ACAACGGGGTCAACTGGAGGGTGATCTTCACCGAATCCAGGAACTCTTCCCCGGGGACAATCTGCGCCTCCACGAGCGAGATGTTCTCACTACG aaaatgaaaaacttgatACGCAAGCGGACTAATGGTAGCACTGGACGGCTGACGAGGGTACTTTCACAAAAATGTCTGAACTCGGCTAATGGCGCTCCAGCTCCAAAGTCACCACCGAGAACCTTTCTGCTGGAAACACCTGTACAGTTTACCACC GGAATGCAGTCCCAGGAGAGACACTTGTTCCTCTTCTCGGATCTCCTTCTGATAGCGAAAGCACGAAGTGGCGGTAACTTCAAATTGAAGCAGTCTGTCCGCATGAGCGAACTCTGGTTAACGGCCGGTCATATCGAGGATGTTGCCGAGTCGAACAAGTCTCAGGATACGAGCTTCGTCCTGGGATGGCCAACGACGAACGTCGTAGCGACTTTCAT GACCGCTGCAGCTAGAGATTTGTGGTGGGGACGGCTTACGGAACTCGTGAGAGAGGAGAGCATGAAGGAGCCTCCAGACACGAACATTCAAGTCGTTTACCACGACAGCGATACCAACACGGAATAT TGCAAGACGATCATGGTTGGGCCAGAGATGACCGCAGGCGCGTGTGTCAATCTAGCAACGCGTCTGCTGGACCTCCAGGGACCGTTCCAGCTTTGGGCTAGAACGTCATCGGACGAGTCCCCGTACCCGCTGATCGGACACGAAAGACCGTTCGCCATCAAGTTGTCAAACCTGCGGCACACGATATCGGCAGAGGAGGGCTTCGACCTGGAACACTGCAACAAAAGCGGCCACGACAACTGCCACTTCATACTGAGGCCCGTTCTCAAGTCCCCGATAAAGAAGAACAAGTCGAAGATCTCCGGCCTCTTGAGGAGATCTCTCTCCCTGAACCCCAGCATCTTCGGCGTGAATCTTTCGAGGCTCGACGAGAACGGACTGCCGAAACCCGTGCTCGTAATGCTCCAGCAACTGTTTGCAAAGGGCCCCTTCACCCAGGGAATCTTCCGGAAATCAGCCAACGTCAGGATAGTCAGAGAACTCAGGGACCAAATCGAGTCGACGGGGGATCCGAGCTGCCTCGAAGATGCCCCTGTGATCGCGGTCGCGGCACTGCTCAAGGACTTCCTGAGGTCACTGCCCGACCCCCTACTGACGTCACACCTGTTCCCACTCTGGATGGCGAGTCTGGACACTGCTAACTCCGTACAAACAATAAAAAG CATTTTGGACCGTCTACCCAAGGCCAACTATACCCTCCTCTCCCACTTGATATGCGTTTTGCATCACGTTGCCAGACGGTCGAAGCACAACCTGATGTGCGCTAGTAACCTCGGCGTCTGCTGCGGACCCAGCCTCCTTTGGTCTCCCAGCCCATCCGTTAATCAAAGCAGGGCGATACCGGCGCTGACCGAAATGCTCATACGCCACTGCGAGACCCTCTTCGGCGAAGGAGTCACCCAACTCCTTGGCGAAGAGAGGAGCGACAGCGGTGCCGAGGAAAGCACCGATAGTCTACACT CAGGTGGTCTTTCGTTGGACAGTTTAGACCTGACGGAACCGCCGCGAAAGGATCACATGTCGTTATCCCGGGACTCGGGTCTCACCTTGTCGGACTGTCAATTGTTCATCCCAGAGTCGCCGGTCGGTTCGGAAGATTCGACTGTGAACGCGTCGACATCGAGCTTCGACAAGACCATGATAAAGGAGGACAAGTCGAGTAAATCTTACGTGCGAGTTTACAGTGGCTGGGAGGAGCGTATGAATGGTTACGCGTCTGGGAACCAGAGTAACGTGAGTCAAAACTTCCGCGAGGACAAGGGCAACGCGCATCCGAACCCGAATTTCCAACGTCAGGACTGGCTCAGAGCGCAACTGAAACGAACGCCGAGAACGAAGCTCGAGGAGCAGGAACAGCGGAAGGAGAGATTCGAGGACAAGGATATATACCGGAGAGATTTCATGCGGCAAGATTCGATGAAGGAAAACGTCGAGAACTGCAAGGACATGTTCAGGTCACAGATGGATCTTGCGCAGGAGATGCGGGTCGAGTATGACAGGCTGTCGCAGCAGGAAGCCTGCACCGAGCGAGTATCGATACACGACTCTGAGCAGGATCTGAACAGCCGTGACTCACCCCTGTCCGCCGACCGGTACGACTTCAAGAAGGACCATTTTGCCGATTTCAAAAAGGTCAAGTCCGAGGCGTACATAAACAGAGAGTCGCCGGTGTCTCAGAACGGCAGTTATCACTCCGGGAGCGACTTGTACGAGTTCAAGAAAGTTAAAAGCGAGATATACGTGAATAAAGAGTCTCGGAGCGAGCACTATGAGTACAATAAATCCGAGAACAATATATACGGCAACAGGGAGACGATAAACGACATTTACACCGCCAGAGAGCAGGGTGATCTTTACTCCTTCAAGCAGGCCGAAGCCATCGACATTTACGGGGATGAGGACGACGGCGAGCGCACTTGGCCCGATACTCCGCCGCCGCTACCTCCGAGACTCAGGCATCTGCCACCGGTGCATATGAGCCTCGATGACAGGCACAAAATCGCCAGCAGGTCCAGGTCTCTGCCTCCCCCGCCCCCCTACCGACCCCCGCCGCAGCCCCGTGCCCCAATCACGACGAGACATCTTGGATACCCGAGATCCATTGTGGATGACGAGAGCTACGTTTAG